In Leishmania infantum JPCM5 genome chromosome 9, the following proteins share a genomic window:
- a CDS encoding putative phospholipid:diacylglycerol acyltransferase, with the protein MHIETSIDAMHRPPPVEVSPSNPRVSAARRYAPSVAGGQHHHRGQHKGLSASGQPKSRWMRLRSFMFGREEFVDFDNAFASPTDSAKVTDSQRRTARMIERLPLPSWMKHNLFDVVDFLTRRRVHLVVLILAVLMFVIAPEGVMEDVAGSFTVDEDARPGLTFFKKYNRGDTYLPRRHPVVIMPGFITGALEVWETSLPCARQKSFFSGFRQRMFGPQMIYLILSDPQCWLDMFSMNKKTGMDRDDTKVRADSGFASVDYFVPGYWVWAKVLINLADIGYDPQSMAVVTYDWRLSPGKAHERDGFFYQVRNSLRFLCQKNRKRAVVISHSYGATVALAFFRWAEQRESGFMDRHVAYYVNVGGVAMGVGKAASALLLGDARDTLNIQWAARKMFDTFISQEARYGLSRSWSCLVSMLPRGCEEAWPGLTVLPNGTALGTRGTAELIRGECQRSGHEDCVRQIDSFLETIDDLPSLPQAPNTTVACLYGVGLPAEAGYYLMWNPDEANIETPYVGNSSVFNNNTSHGVRMSDGDDTVPLMSLAYMCRAVNGWRRNVGRVVTREFNHSVSGASSLNLRGGKLSAKHVDILGNYEMLEIILKIASGIDEEGVEKPENDEFNYTNADTGETSTLQRRVHDRIYSDVDFIIRSNLRSCLRKKNKPIKPIESYEDDDEFAWSGTSKSSWQQR; encoded by the coding sequence ATGCATATCGAAACAAGCATCGACGCGATGCACCGCCCGCCGCCCGTGGAGGTGTCACCGTCGAACCCGAGGGTGTCTGCAGCACGACGGTACGCGCCTTCCGTCGCGGGTGGGCAACATCATCACCGCGGGCAGCACAAGGGGTTGTCTGCGAGCGGTCAGCCGAAGAGCCGCTGGATGCGCCTGCGCTCCTTCATGTTTGGCCGGGAGGAGTTCGTGGACTTCGACAACGCATTCGCGAGTCCGACTGACTCCGCAAAGGTTACCGACTCGCAGCGACGCACAGCACGGATGATCGAGCGTCTGCCGCTCCCCAGCTGGATGAAGCACAACCTCTTCGATGTAGTCGACTTTCTGACACGCAGGCGGGTGCATCTTGTCGTGCTCATTCTCGCAGTGCTCATGTTTGTGATTGCGCCAGAAGGTGTGATGGAGGACGTCGCCGGCTCCTTCACGGTCGATGAGGACGCGCGACCGGGGCTCACCTTCTTCAAGAAGTACAACAGGGGTGACACATActtgccgcggcggcaccccGTCGTCATCATGCCGGGCTTCATCACCGGCGCGCTGGAGGTGTGGGAAacctcgctgccgtgtgcGCGGCAGAAGTCCTTCTTTTCGGGGTTCCGGCAGCGCATGTTTGGACCGCAGATGATCTACCTCATCCTGTCCGACCCGCAGTGCTGGCTGGACATGTTCAGCATGAACAAGAAAACCGGGATGGACCGCGACGACACGAAGGTGCGCGCCGACTCTGGCTTCGCCTCGGTGGACTACTTCGTCCCTGGCTACTGGGTGTGGGCGAAGGTGCTCATCAACCTCGCGGACATCGGTTACGACCCGCAGAGCATGGCAGTCGTGACATACGACTGGCGCCTCTCCCCTGGTAAGGCGCACGAGCGCGACGGGTTCTTTTACCAGGTGCGCAACAGCCTGCGCTTTCTGTGCCAGAAGAACCGGAAGCGGGCGGTGGTCATCTCGCACAGCTACGGCGCGACCGTCGCTCTGGCCTTCTTCCGGTgggcagagcagcgcgagagCGGCTTTATGGACCGCCACGTCGCCTACTACGTGAACGTAGGCGGCGTTGCAATGGGCGTTGGCAAGGCTGcctcagcgctgctgctcggcgacgcAAGAGACACGCTCAACATTCAGTGGGCGGCCAGGAAAATGTTCGACACCTTTATCAGCCAGGAGGCCCGCTATGGCTTGTCGCGGTCGTGGAGCTGCCTGGTTtcgatgctgccgcgcggTTGCGAGGAGGCGTGGCCGGGGCTCACGGTGCTGCCTAACGGCACCGCTCTCGGCACTCGCGGCACGGCGGAACTAATCCGCGGTGAATGCCAGCGCTCCGGTCACGAGGACTGCGTTCGTCAGATCGACTCCTTCTTGGAGACTATCGACGACttgccctcgctgccgcaggcaCCAAACACAACGGTGGCGTGCCTGTACGGCGTCGGCTTGCCAGCGGAGGCAGGCTACTATCTCATGTGGAACCCAGACGAGGCGAACATCGAAACCCCGTACGTAGGCAACAGCTCCGTATTTAACAACAACACTTCACATGGCGTGCGCATGTCGGACGGCGATGATACGGTGCCGCTCATGTCGCTCGCGTACATGTGTCGCGCCGTGAACGGGTGGAGACGCAATGTGGGCCGCGTCGTGACGCGGGAATTCAACCACAGCGTCAGTGGTGCCTCGTCCTTGAACCTGCGCGGTGGTAAACTGAGTGCCAAGCATGTCGACATTCTTGGCAACTACGAGATGCTCGAGATAATCTTGAAGATCgccagcggcatcgacgagGAGGGTGTCGAGAAGCCTGAGAACGACGAGTTCAACTACACAAACGCGGACACCGGCGAGACCTCtacgctgcagcgccgtgtGCACGACCGCATCTACTCCGACGTGGACTTCATTATACGTAGCAACCTGCGCAGCTGCCTGCGCAAGAAGAACAAGCCGATCAAACCTATAGAGAGCTACGAGGATGATGACGAATTTGCGTGGAGTGGCACTTCCAAGTCGTCGTGGCAACAACGGTAG
- a CDS encoding putative DNA-directed RNA polymerase III subunit: MFSSYILYDTVAIEAVYFPRHFTNECADSGGAAATNTTRGPSSAATATVAVRSDGDNECYSLTLRDILLHRLTERYVGRVIPSRGLCVAITEVMEYSASSVRGAAASAWLTVTFGVCVFAPNPGTRLKARIAYQTAAGVYLTMDLFVAIPFLVPAEMLVPGSRFSAAQGFWYLPLDTEDQEGGERSAELGAGPAVAGMGQGSGKDGDGYGSDTLASSALSSTTAAAAAPYNAYMVGAEVIVKVASCTVQSEETVSAAEDADGASGGDSGAIPIMELRGSFVGDALGPMSWFEKDDDA; this comes from the coding sequence ATGTTTTCTTCGTACATCCTCTACGACACGGTGGCCATCGAGGCCGTCTACTTCCCCCGCCACTTCACCAACGAGTGCGCTGATAGTGGTGGTGCAGCCGCGACGAACACCACTCGTGGTCCCTCGtccgctgcgacggcgaccgTCGCGgtccgcagcgacggcgacaacgaATGCTACTCGCTCACCTTGCGCGACatcctgctgcaccgcctcacAGAGCGTTACGTTGGACGCGTCATTCCCTCTCGGGGTCTCTGCGTGGCCATCACAGAAGTGATGGAGTACTCGGCCAGCtccgtgcgcggcgcggcagcatcggcgTGGCTTACAGTGACctttggtgtgtgcgtgttcgcgCCGAACCCAGGCACGCGTCTCAAGGCCCGCATCGCTTATCAGACGGCTGCTGGTGTGTACTTGACGATGGATCTGTTTGTGGCCATTCCGTTCCTGGTGCCGGCGGAGATGCTAGTGCCTGGTTCACGCTTCAGCGCCGCACAAGGATTCTGGTACCTCCCGCTGGACACGGAGGACCAAGAGGGCGGCGAACGCAGTGCGGAGCTCGGCGCAGGCCCAGCGGTGGCAGGGATGGGGcaaggcagcggcaaggaCGGCGACGGGTATGGTAGTGACACATTGGCCTCAAGCGCGCTCTCATCTacgaccgccgctgccgcagcgccgtacAACGCCTACATGGTGGGTGCTGAGGTGATTGTGAAGGTGGCGTCGTGCACGGTGCAATCGGAAGAAACTGTATCCGCAGCGgaagacgccgacggcgccagtggcggggacagcggcgccatTCCGATTAtggagctgcgcggcagTTTCGTCGGCGATGCTCTTGGGCCCATGTCATGGTTCGAAAAGGACGACGATGCGTGA
- a CDS encoding putative eukaryotic translation initiation factor 2 subunit, with protein MAEEDIADFTLDDEKVIDTDQGLAKQDFSKIDLDELNVDTFEVMSRQATINVGTIGHVAHGKSTVVKALSGVKTQKFHREAVMNITIHLGYANAKVYQCETCPRPTCYQTYPSSQPDSTPCPNCGETMTLKRHFSFVDCPGHDVLMATMLNGAAIMDAALLLIAANESFPQPQTLEHLKAVEIMKLRHLVVLQNKIDLVGEVKAHDQYRHVRAYLDNIALNVPIVPISAQLKRNVDYLLEYLLHIPMPVRQLKAPVRMTVVRSFDINKPGEGDIESLKGGVAGGTVTQGVIKVGQVVEIRPGLVRSRSSNEQGGRFTYSPLKTRTVTLKAENNVLQYAIPGGLIAVGTTLDPTLTRQDKMVGNMLGEEGTLPEVYCEIEVQYYLFSEMVGAKSKDGKSTAKRVQKLNVLESLQINVGTLTAGATVLNITQDPEIAKLELVTPVCCSTGEQVAISRMVDKTFRLIGWGTIRRGVPMKQSS; from the coding sequence ATGGCCGAGGAGGATATTGCGGACTTCACCCTCGATGACGAGAAGGTCATCGACACAGACCAGGGGCTCGCCAAGCAGGACTTCAGCAAGATCGACCTCGATGAGCTCAACGTCGACACCTTCGAGGTCATGTCGCGCCAGGCCACCATCAACGTCGGCACCATCGGCCACGTCGCACACGGTAAGTCCACCGTGGTCAAAGCGCTCAGCGGTGTCAAGACGCAGAAGTTCCACCGCGAGGCTGTCATGAACATCACCATCCACCTCGGCTACGCCAACGCCAAGGTGTACCAGTGCGAGACCTGCCCGCGCCCCACCTGCTACCAGACCTACCCGTCCTCGCAGCCGGACAGCACGCCGTGCCCCAACTGCGGAGAGACCATGACGCTGAAGCGCCACTTCTCCTTTGTCGACTGCCCCGGCCACGACGTGCTGATGGCAACCATGCtgaacggcgccgccatcatggacgccgcgctgctgctcatcgcCGCCAACGAGTCGTtcccgcagccgcagacgctGGAGCACCTGAAGGCTGTCGAGATCATgaagctgcgccacctcgtGGTCCTGCAAAACAAGATCGATCTTGTCGGTGAGGTGAAGGCACACGACCAGTACCGCCATGTTCGCGCCTACCTCGACAACATCGCCTTGAATGTGCCGATTGTGCCGATCTcggcgcagctgaagcgCAACGTGGACTACCTCCTAGAGTACCTCCTCCACATCCCGATGCCGGTGCGCCAGCTGAAGGCGCCGGTGCGCATGACAGTCGTGCGTTCTTTCGACATTAACAAGCCAGGCGAGGGCGACATTGAGAGCCTGAAGGGTGGCGTGGCTGGTGGGACAGTCACGCAAGGCGTCATCAAGGTGGGACAGGTGGTGGAGATCCGTCCTGGCCTGGTGCGCTCACGCAGCTCCAACGAGCAGGGCGGCCGCTTCACCTATAGCCCGCTGAAAACGCGCACGGTTACGCTCAAGGCGGAGAATAACGTACTGCAGTACGCCATTCCTGGCGgcctcatcgccgtcggcacGACCCTCGACCCGACCCTGACGCGTCAAGACAAGATGGTGGGCAACATgctgggcgaggagggcacgCTGCCGGAGGTGTATTGCGAGATTGAGGTGCAGTACTATCTTTTCTCCGAGATGGTTGGTGCCAAGTCGAAGGATGGCAAGTCCACGGCGAAGCGCGTGCAGAAGCTGAACGTTCTGGAGTCCCTGCAGATCAACGTAGGCACCCTCACGGCTGGTGCAACGGTGCTTAATATCACCCAGGACCCCGAGATCGCGAAGCTGGAGCTGGTGACGCCGGTGTGCTGCTCCACGGGTGAGCAGGTGGCGATCTCGCGTATGGTGGACAAGACGTTCCGTCTGATTGGCTGGGGCACGATCCGTCGTGGTGTGCCCATGAAGCAGAGCAGCTAA
- a CDS encoding putative translation initiation factor EIF-2B gamma subunit produces the protein MAEEDIADFTLDDEKVIDTDQGLAKQDFSKIDLDELNVDTFEVMSRQATINVGTIGHVAHGKSTVVKALSGVKTQKFHREAVMNITIHLGYANAKVYQCETCPRPTCYQTYPSSQPDSTPCPNCGETMTLKRHFSFVDCPGHDVLMATMLNGAAIMDAALLLIAANESFPQPQTLEHLAAAEMIGVSSLIVLQNKVDLVSKERAAAQHSIIHHYLATKTAYAKAPVIPICAQQHVNISFLLDYLVHIPLPRRQLHHAQYMNVLRSFDVSLPGPAGDGAKALKGGVVGGTVAAGVLCVGDEIEIIPGLLVLRRRDGVLPRRADVLSGRELAYVASPPPGELYAVPLRTTVVRLQAEKNELQFAVPGGLIAIGTTLDPSLTRQNKLRGQVVRVVSRGPVWRSRGTRCSLRRCDSPPAVAEAASASTTPATTTTGDATPTPSGAVLPCQSPAPAPVAVECHTGMQVYQEVVIQFFLLREILGLAAPRPGRAKPHRDRDRDFNGGADSYRVHPDRVVSSLHRRVVPLREDESIILSVGTLTTAATVLRTSRHAGRAICRLESPLSADPPHQRIVLARYVDRKVRVIGWGTILKGVPVKLLPEDSQ, from the coding sequence ATGGCCGAGGAGGATATTGCGGACTTCACCCTCGATGACGAGAAGGTCATCGACACAGACCAGGGGCTCGCCAAGCAGGACTTCAGCAAGATCGACCTCGATGAGCTCAACGTCGACACCTTCGAGGTCATGTCGCGCCAGGCCACCATCAACGTCGGCACCATCGGCCACGTCGCACACGGTAAGTCCACCGTGGTCAAAGCGCTCAGCGGTGTCAAGACGCAGAAGTTCCACCGCGAGGCTGTCATGAACATCACCATCCACCTCGGCTACGCCAACGCCAAGGTGTACCAGTGCGAGACCTGCCCGCGCCCCACCTGCTACCAGACCTACCCGTCCTCGCAGCCGGACAGCACGCCGTGCCCCAACTGCGGAGAGACCATGACGCTGAAGCGCCACTTCTCCTTTGTCGACTGCCCCGGCCACGACGTGCTGATGGCAACCATGCtgaacggcgccgccatcatggacgccgcgctgctgctcatcgcCGCCAACGAGTCGTtcccgcagccgcagacgctggagcacctcgccgcggcggaaaTGATCGGCGTCTCGTCGCTCATCGTGCTACAGAACAAGGTGGACCTTGTTAGCAAggagcgcgcggcggcgcagcacagcatTATTCACCACTACCTCGCCACCAAGACAGCCTACGCCAAGGCGCCGGTGATTCCGATttgcgcacagcagcacgtgaACATCAGCTTCTTGCTGGACTACCTCGTGCACATCCCtctgccacggcggcagctgcaccacgcgCAGTACATGAACGTGCTACGTTCCTTCGATGTGTCGCTGCCTGGCCCGGCTGGCGACGGTGCGAAGGCGCTCAAGGGCGGTGTCGTCGGTGGCACTGTCGCGGCCGGTGTCTTGTGCGTCGGAGACGAAATCGAAATCATCCCTgggctgctggtgctccGGCGGCGCGACGGTGTGCTGCCGCGACGGGCGGATGTCTTGTCGGGTCGAGAGTTGGCCTACGTCGCCTCCCCGCCGCCTGGCGAGCTGTACGCCGTCCCACTGCGCACCACCGTTGTGCGACTCCAGGCGGAGAAGAACGAGCTGCAGTTCGCCGTGCCAGGCGGCCTCATTGCGATTGGCACGACGCTCGACCCATCCCTGACACGTCAAAACAAGTTACGAGGGCAGGTGGTGCGGGTGGTGAGTCGCGGTCCCGTCTGGCGGTCGCGTGGAACGAGGTGCAGTCTACGGAGGTGCGACAGTccgccagcggtggcagaAGCTGCCTCCGCATCAACGACGCcggcgaccaccaccacaggcGACGCAACACCGACGCCATCCGGCGCCGTCCTCCCCTGCCAATCTCCTGCTCCGGCTCCAGTCGCAGTGGAGTGTCACACAGGCATGCAGGTGTACCAAGAAGTCGTCATTCAGTTCTTCCTCCTGCGCGAAATTCTCGGcctcgcagcaccgcgtccTGGACGCGCCAAGCCACACCGCGACAGGGATCGCGACTTCAACGGTGGTGCCGACTCATATCGGGTCCACCCAGACCGCGTGGTCTCCtctctgcaccgccgcgtcgtgccgctgcgaGAGGACGAGAGCATCATCCTGAGCGTTGGGACGctgacgacggcagcgacggtgctgcggacGTCGCGGCATGCTGGGCGGGCCATCTGCCGGCTGGAGAGCCCCCTCTCCGCCGATCCTCCACACCAGCGCATTGTGCTAGCCCGGTACGTAGATCGCAAGGTTCGCGTGATTGGGTGGGGCACGATACTCAAAGGCGTGCCCGTGAAGCTCCTGCCGGAGGACTCGCAGTGA